The nucleotide window GAAAGCGTATGCTCCACATCGTAGAATTCGACAAGGAAATCCATCGCTCCGTGATTGCATAGATAATCAAAAGCCTGCTTTTCGGTGAGGCTCTTGTTTGCGGCGAACTCGTTGAC belongs to Fibrobacter sp. UWP2 and includes:
- a CDS encoding DUF3791 domain-containing protein, with product MDKKLIRYTVACVNEFAANKSLTEKQAFDYLCNHGAMDFLVEFYDVEHTLSFEDAINDLTLVSQQNGGKIQ